The following nucleotide sequence is from Halapricum desulfuricans.
CGCAGCGAAGTCCCGGTCGTCGCTGATCGGGCAGGCCATTGGGGACATACTCGACGTCGAAGACAGTCGTTCGCTGTCCGATATCCTTGCTGTCATCCGACGACGAGACCGATCGTTCGATCGTTTCAAAGCCCAGCTGGAGCGACGAGACGGGACGGTGTTGTCGGCCGAGATTACGGTTACAGCGGCTGAATGGACAGGGTCAGCCGCGACGATCCTGGTCGTTCGCGACGTCAGTGAACACGAGGAGCGCGAGCAGGACCTGTGGTTGAAGAACCGAGCGATGGACAACGCCCCCATCGGCATGACCATCGCTGACGCGGACAATCCGGACAGCCCGCTCATCTACGTCAACAAGCAATTCGAACAGCTAACAGGCTATTCGAAGGACGAAGTGCTGGGAGCCAATTGTCGCTTCCTGCAAGGCGTGGACACCGATCCAGCGGCGGTCCGGGAAATGCGCGACGCGATCGACGCTCGGGAGTCGGTCCGCGCCCAGATACGCAACTATCGGAAAGACGGGACCGAATTCTGGAACCGGGTGACACTCGCCCCGATTCGAGCGACCGGCGGAGACGTGACCCACTACATCGGCTTTCAGGAGGACATCACCGAACAGGTCGTTCGTGAACGGCGACTGCGACAGTACGAATACGCGATCGAAAGTGCGAGCGACCTGATCGCGGCCGTCGACAAAGACTACCAGTTCCTGTTCGCCAACCAGGCCTACCGTGACTTCTACGACCTCGATACGGACGAGGTGACGGACAAGACACTGCCGGAAGTCGTCGACACTGAGACGTGGGAGACGATTCAACCGTACGTCGATCGGAATTTCGTCGGCGAGCCGATTCAGTTCGAAATGACACGCTCGCGGCCCGATCAACCGACCCGAACGTTCGACATCAGATATCACCCACTCGAGCAAGTGAACGAGGAGACCGTCGGAGCGATGGCGACGATGCGGGACATCACTGGCCAGCGAGAGCGTGAACGTCAGCTCGCGTCACTCGACAGGATGCTCCGGCACAACCTCCACAACGAACTGAACGTCATTACGGGACACGCAGAGATGATCGCTGAACGAACGTCCGGCGACGTCGCGGGGTGGGCCGGAGTCATCGATCGAGTCGCCGATCGCATCCTCGAACAGGTGGACAAGGAACGCGAAGTCGTCGACTTCCTCTCACAGCCGTCGACACCGGCGGCGATCGACGTCAGCGAGACGGTCGACAGTGTGGTCGATCGGCTGGAGACGCGCCACCCGGACGCCGAAATCTCCGACAACGTGCCCGGTGATCTGCAGGTGCTGACACTGCCCGAACTCGAACGAGCACTCGAAGAACTGGTCGAAAACGCCGTCGTTCACAACGACAGAGCGCCGATCACGGTTGCGGTGTCTGCCGCCACCAGCGAAACGGCGGTGACGCTCACCGTCGAGGACAACGGCCCCGGCATCCCGGACGAGGAGCGGCGCGTGATTGTCGACGATGCGGACATCGAACCGCTGTTGCACAGCAACGGAATGGGGCTGTGGCTCGTCAAGCGAATCGTCACTCGCGCCGGTGGCACGATCCAGTTCGATACCGGCGACACTGGCGGAAGTCGCGTGACGCTCGTCGTCCCTCGGGGAGAGCCAAACAGCCGCACACGACGAGGGTGAGCGGTCGGCCCACAGTGAGTGTCGACGGAAGCGGTTCACTTCTCGATGATCGACTCCTCGACGGCCTCGCCGAAGTGTCTGGCCGTGTCCTCGTAGTAGAGCGCGATCTCGTCGCCGACCTCGAGATCGGTCACGGCTTTCCGGCCCTCGCGGGTGCGGACCTTGATCGTCTCGGCGTTCTGCAGTAGCGTCTCGACGCGGTCGGTCTCGCCGTCCTCGCGCTGGAGTTCGGCCTGGATTCGGAACATCGGCCGTTTCTCGATCTTTGCCCGGCCGACGATCGCCTCGCGGGTGTGGCCCTCGCTGTCGACGACCTGCACCTCGTCGCCGCTCTGCAGTTCCGAGAGGTACTTCGTGCCGCCGTCGGGGGTCCGGACGTAGGCGTGGACCGCGCCGGCGTTGACTCTAAAGGGTCGGGAGGCGACGTACGGCGACTCGGCGGTCTCGGCGTGGACGAAGAACAGGCCGCGGGACATCGAGCCGACGAGCATCCCCTCGTCGTGGTCCATCAGGTTCGCCGTGTCGATACAGACCCGGTCCGCGGAGCCGGTCTGCTCGACGGCCGTGACCTCGGCGTACTGCAGCGCCAGGGTCTCGCGGCCGGCCTCGTCGCGGACCTCGACGGTCCTGCGTATCTCGTCGGGGTCGTCGGTGTCCAGCAGGACGCCGTCCGCGCCGATCTCGAGGGTCTCGTAGGCGGTTCGGGCGTCCTCTGCGGTCTGGACGCCCGCGATGAGGTGCGTCTCCTCGCCGACGCGGGCGATGAGGTTCTCCAGCGGAATGATCTGCCAGTCCTCGCCGACGACGATCGTGTAATCGGCCTCCGCGGCGACCGCCTCGGCGAAGGCCTCGTAGTTCTCGTCGAAGATGCGGACGTACCCGCCATCGGCACCGCTGTTCGCCCGGAGCGCCGACAGGTCGGCCGAGCCCGAGAAGTCCGCCGGCAGGTCGACCGTGCCGTCGCCCTCGCCGTCCTTGCCGACGATCGTCGCGTCGGGCGCGGGTTCCTCGCCCTCGGCTTCCATCACCTGCACGTCGCCGTGAGCGAACGCCGCGACGTCGACCGCGCCGAGTTCGCGGACTCGCTCGACGTCGTGTTCGTCCACAAGCACCCAGTCGACGCCGGCCTCGAGTCCGGCGGTGATCCGTCGCTTGCGCGCCTCCCAGTCGCCGACCTCGCTGTCGGCCTTGAGCCAGACTGTCCGTGTCATGTTCCAACGCTTGTAGGCGGGGCGCTTGAGACTGGCGGTTGGGTCGCGTTTCGCAGCGAAAAGCGTTGCAGTCCGGAACGCTCGCCCGAGACATCCACTAGTCTCAAGTCCGTCTGCCCCCACTGTCGGGTATGACCGCCGACCCCTTCGAGGAGATCTCCCCACACGATTCGAAGTCGCTGTTCAAGCCGAAGGTCGTCTCGCTGGTCGTCACCGACAGCCCGGAGACGGGGCCGAACGTCATGACGGCCTCGTGGTGGATGCTGGCCGGTTACAACCCGTTGCGCTACCAGCTGGCCGTCAGCCACAAGACCCACACTCACGAGATCATCGAGGAGAGCGGCGAGTTCGTGCTGGCGGCCCCCTCGACCGGGATGATCGACGCGCTGGCGGTCGCCGGACAGGTCAGCGGCCGCGACGTCGACAAGATCGAGTATCTGGATCTCGATACCGTCCCCGGCAAGCACGTCGACGTCCCGCTTTTGGCCGACGCGGTCGGCAACATCGAGTGTTCGGTCATCGACTCGTTCACCTTCGAGAACTGCACCTACTACTTCGCGGACGTCGAGACGGCGCACGTGACTCGCGGGGGACTCGACGGGCGGGTGCTGTCGCTCGACGACGCGGACGTGCTCGCGTACATGGGCAGCGACTGGGACGAGGGCGACGAGGGGACGAAATCGCGCTATTACCTCGATCTGAGCGACGACGACGTGCGCCGGTACCCCGGCGACGCCGTTCACGAGGCGCTCCCCGATACGGAAAACTCCGAGTGACCGTCTTGAAAGGCGCTACGGCCGGGAAGACGAGGGCCCCGACAGCGCTTTCCGAGCCCGCGGCGGCCGTCTTTAGGTGCCCGCAGCGACCGTCGTACGGCCGGGTAATCGCCGGTAGATTTATTCTGTCCGAATTATAATTATAGAATGGTAGCGAGTCACACACCATGCTCGTTTCAGGGCCACCGCTGTCAGCCGTCGTCGACGTCCTCACGCGGGCGGTCGTGGCAGGCAGTGGCATCGTCGGCACGGCGGCACTGTTGCTTTTCGTTCCGGTGTATGCGCTGCGCCTGCTGACGGCGGTGTTGATCGTCGGTGCCGCTGTACTCGCGCTGATGGTTCTTCAGTCGGTGCTGATCACGCTGTTCGCGCTCGCGGGCCTGCTCGCGCTCGCGTCGCTACCGGTGTCGGTCGAGCGGACTACATCGAAGGCGCTCGAACAGTGAGCGTTCCACTGCTCGCGCCGGGAGTGCAGAACAGCGGCGAAGCGTCGATTATCAGCAGGACGACAGCGTGAAGCCGTTACGCAGACGCCTCGTAGCCGGCGTCGGCGACTGCCGCGACCAGTTCGGCGGTGTCGGCCGAGCCGTCGACCTCGGCGACGTCGGCTTCGTGGTCGGCCGACGCACCGGTCACGCCGTCGACGCCTTCCAGGGCCTCAACGACGGCCTGCTCGCAGTGTTCACAGCTCATCCCTTCGACGGTGAGTGTCAGACTCATTGCGAGTGAACGTACGTGCTGGTAGTCTTTTGCGATTGTCCCTTCGAGACGAAAGTTGACGGTCCGATACAGTTTCGAGTCGAAAGTAGCGTCCGGCAGATACTCCCGTCCGAAGGACGTAACGGTCGTATGCGCCAGCTGGACGAGACGGACCTGGAGATCCTGTCGCTGCTCGCGGAGGACGCCCGCCGGCCCTACAGCGAGATCGGCGAGGAAGTCGGCCTGTCCGGGCCGGCGGTCTCCGATCGAGTCACGCGACTGCAGGAGGCGGGGATCATCCGCAACTTCACGATCGACGTCGACCGCTCGGAACTGCGGGCCGGGGTGCCGGTGTTGATCCGACTCGAGACGACGGCGATCGACCGGCTCCGGGACCGACTGCGCGAGGCCGACCCGGTCGAGCACGTGTTCGTCACCGCCGAGGGCGAGATCTGGTTTTACGCCCGCGCCGAGGCCCGGAACGTCCGCACGTGGGTCAAGTCGCTGCTGGGTGAGGCCGAGGCCACCTACACCGTCACGCTGGTCGAGGAGGCGGAGTGGACGCCGTCGATCGACGGGTTGGAGTTCGCGCTCACCTGCGCCGAGTGCGGCAATACGGTCGACGCCGAGGGCGAGACGGCTCGGATCGACGAGGAGGTCTATCACTTCTGCTGTCCGTCCTGTCTCGATCGCTTCCGAAGCCGGTATCAGCGGCTCGAAGAGAGCGCGTAGGGCCGCGTGCTGACCACCGCTTTAGAATCGAAAGCATGGGCAGGCAGCGAGCCCCGGTCTCGAAGCAACAAACCGCCTAAGCGAGGGGGCCGTAGGTACAGGTAGCCATGAGTACGCGAACGACACAGCTCGACATCACGGGGATGTCCTGTGCCAACTGTTCGGGGACGGTACAGGACGCCCTGGAGTCGCTTTCGGGCGTCGAGTCGGCGACGGTCAACTACGCGACCGACGAGGGATCGGTCACGTACGACCCCGACCGGGTTTCGCTCGCCGAGATCTACGAGACGATTGAGGAGGCCGGCTACGGCGTGGTCTCGGAGACGGTGACGGTCGGGATCTCGGACATGTCCTGTGCCAACTGCGCGCAGGCCAACGCGACCGCCCTCGAGGCGACGCCGGGCGTCCTCAGCGCGGAGGTCAACTACGCGACCGACGAGGCGCAGGTGACCTACAACCCGGCCGAGGCGAGCCGGGAGGACTTCTACGACGCGATCGAGGAGGCCGGCTACGAGCCCGTTCGCGAGCAGACCGGGGATGACGACTCGACGGACGCTCGCGACGCCGCCCGGGACGCCGAGATCCGCCGACAGCGCAACCTCACGCTGTTCGGGGCGGCGCTGACGACGCCGTTCCTGCTGTTCATGCT
It contains:
- a CDS encoding flavin reductase family protein, which translates into the protein MTADPFEEISPHDSKSLFKPKVVSLVVTDSPETGPNVMTASWWMLAGYNPLRYQLAVSHKTHTHEIIEESGEFVLAAPSTGMIDALAVAGQVSGRDVDKIEYLDLDTVPGKHVDVPLLADAVGNIECSVIDSFTFENCTYYFADVETAHVTRGGLDGRVLSLDDADVLAYMGSDWDEGDEGTKSRYYLDLSDDDVRRYPGDAVHEALPDTENSE
- a CDS encoding AsnC family transcriptional regulator, with protein sequence MRQLDETDLEILSLLAEDARRPYSEIGEEVGLSGPAVSDRVTRLQEAGIIRNFTIDVDRSELRAGVPVLIRLETTAIDRLRDRLREADPVEHVFVTAEGEIWFYARAEARNVRTWVKSLLGEAEATYTVTLVEEAEWTPSIDGLEFALTCAECGNTVDAEGETARIDEEVYHFCCPSCLDRFRSRYQRLEESA
- a CDS encoding PAS domain-containing protein, with the translated sequence MASEAGEGYISTLVVTADREFAATCQTQLPSHADIDVTIVETVGKAIDVIISRDRLDCIISDHDLPDTDGIAFLEVVRAQTPTLPFVLFTSHGSEQVASRAISADVTEYLIKESHADQWERLASLIEDAVAYHRKHGDLVDPRTRAQTLLDAVDDGIVVLRDGHVEYINSPGTELIAAKSRSSLIGQAIGDILDVEDSRSLSDILAVIRRRDRSFDRFKAQLERRDGTVLSAEITVTAAEWTGSAATILVVRDVSEHEEREQDLWLKNRAMDNAPIGMTIADADNPDSPLIYVNKQFEQLTGYSKDEVLGANCRFLQGVDTDPAAVREMRDAIDARESVRAQIRNYRKDGTEFWNRVTLAPIRATGGDVTHYIGFQEDITEQVVRERRLRQYEYAIESASDLIAAVDKDYQFLFANQAYRDFYDLDTDEVTDKTLPEVVDTETWETIQPYVDRNFVGEPIQFEMTRSRPDQPTRTFDIRYHPLEQVNEETVGAMATMRDITGQRERERQLASLDRMLRHNLHNELNVITGHAEMIAERTSGDVAGWAGVIDRVADRILEQVDKEREVVDFLSQPSTPAAIDVSETVDSVVDRLETRHPDAEISDNVPGDLQVLTLPELERALEELVENAVVHNDRAPITVAVSAATSETAVTLTVEDNGPGIPDEERRVIVDDADIEPLLHSNGMGLWLVKRIVTRAGGTIQFDTGDTGGSRVTLVVPRGEPNSRTRRG
- a CDS encoding heavy-metal-associated domain-containing protein encodes the protein MSLTLTVEGMSCEHCEQAVVEALEGVDGVTGASADHEADVAEVDGSADTAELVAAVADAGYEASA
- a CDS encoding 3-dehydroquinate synthase II; this translates as MTRTVWLKADSEVGDWEARKRRITAGLEAGVDWVLVDEHDVERVRELGAVDVAAFAHGDVQVMEAEGEEPAPDATIVGKDGEGDGTVDLPADFSGSADLSALRANSGADGGYVRIFDENYEAFAEAVAAEADYTIVVGEDWQIIPLENLIARVGEETHLIAGVQTAEDARTAYETLEIGADGVLLDTDDPDEIRRTVEVRDEAGRETLALQYAEVTAVEQTGSADRVCIDTANLMDHDEGMLVGSMSRGLFFVHAETAESPYVASRPFRVNAGAVHAYVRTPDGGTKYLSELQSGDEVQVVDSEGHTREAIVGRAKIEKRPMFRIQAELQREDGETDRVETLLQNAETIKVRTREGRKAVTDLEVGDEIALYYEDTARHFGEAVEESIIEK